Proteins encoded by one window of Sardina pilchardus chromosome 7, fSarPil1.1, whole genome shotgun sequence:
- the LOC134087071 gene encoding eukaryotic translation initiation factor 2 subunit 2-like — protein sequence MSGDEMIFDPTMTKKKKKKKKPFMLEEDGGDGVTEESQPVEPKEVEPEGQEERDFDADEDEGRKKEPSDDLDDLNFFNQKKKKKKQKKVFGDDIEEGIKDMKIESEISEPMDEDDLDLMLPTKKKKPKKVDFQDDGELLEKDEALDDDDGKNTDGITFSSMTGPAWAGTERDYSYDELLNRVFNIMREKNPDMVAGEKRKFVMKPPQVVRVGTKKTSFVNFTDICKLLHRQPKHLLAFLLAELGTSGSIDGNNQLVIKGRFQQKQIENVLRRYIKEYVTCHTCRSPDTILQKDTRLYFLQCETCHSRCSVASIKTGFQAVTGKRAQLRAKAN from the exons ATGTCGGGAGACGAG ATGATATTTGACCCCACCATGActaagaagaaaaagaagaagaagaagccctTCATGCTGGAAGAGGATGGTGGAGATGGGGTGACTGAGGAGTCGCAGCCCGTGGAGCCCAAAGAGGTGGAACCGGAGGGCCAGGAGGAGAGGGATTTTGACGCTGATGAGGATGAAGGCAGAAAGAAAG AGCCGTCAGATGATCTGGATGACTTGAACTTCTTCaatcagaagaaaaagaagaaaaaacaaaagaaagtgtTTGGTGATGACATTGAGGAAGGCATAAAG GACATGAAAATCGAGAGTGAGATATCAGAGCCAATGGATGAGGATGACCTAGACCTTATGCTGCCAACCAAGAAGAAAAAACCCAAGAAGGTGGACTTCCAGGACGACGGCGAGCTGCTGGAAAAGGATGAAG CTCTGGATGATGATGACGGGAAGAACACAGACGGCATTACCTTTAGCTCAATGACGGGTCCTGCCTGGGCTGGGACGGAGAGAGACTACAGTTACGACGAG CTGCTGAACAGAGTCTTCAACATCATGAGGGAGAAAAACCCAGACATGGTGGCTGGAGAAAAGCGCAAGTTTGTCATGAAGCCACCACAGGTGGTGCGTGTGGGCACCAAGAAGACCTCCTTCGTCAACTTCACAGACATCTgcaaact GTTGCATCGTCAGCCTAAACATCTACTGGCCTTCTTATTGGCTGAGCTTGGTACAAG CGGCTCAATTGACGGAAATAACCAGCTTGTGATCAAGGGAAGATTTCAACAAAAACAGATAGAGAATGTCCTGAGAAGATATATAA AGGAATACGTCACCTGTCACACATGTCGCTCTCCGGACACCATTCTACAGAAGGACACGCGTCTGTACTTCCTGCAGTGTGAGACGTGTCATTCCCGCTGCTCTGTTGCTAGTATCAAGACTGGCTTCCAGGCTGTCACCGGAAAGAGGGCTCAGCTTCGTGCCAAAGCCAACTAA